ATTATGCGGTAAGTTATTAAGAAATAATGCCTCTGTTTCAGATTGAATGCAAGAGTAAAGAATAGTTATTGTATTTGCATGATTGCAACGCAAGAATTACCGCAAAATAAATTGTGAATTAATATCAGCAAATTAAGGAAATATATCCCCACAAACTAGTGGCTACCAAGGTTCTCTAGCACATCTACTTCAAACCATGGGGCGAATTCTTTGATTATATCCCGATCCTACTGGTTTTATCAATTTTCTGTGCCCATGATAAGGAACTTAACAGTTATATGAAGACTTTGAAGgaaatataagaaaagaaaataaattcgtGCAAACTCAAAGATGAATAGCAGAAAACAGTAGCCTGGAGAGAACAACAGTAACAActgagtgaaaaaaaaaaaaaaaaacagcactTTCATGAAACAAACCTCTGTTCCTGCAATACCCATTGCAAGCCCGATATCTGCCTCATGCAAAGCAGGAGCATCGTTGGTCCCATCACCTGTCACTGCCACAACTTCTTTGAATTCGTTCCTCAAATGGGATACTAGCTTATGTTTGTCTAGGGGTAATGATCTAGCCATCACCTGCACAGGCCAAATGTAGCAAGACATCTGTTAGTCATATGCTGTTTAGGCATTCCTAAAGATTGTCCTAGTAAAAGTTTCTCAAGTCTCTTGGCTACCTGAAGTCTTGGTATTATTTCCTTCAACTCCTCAACACTTTTATCACGAAAATCTGACCCTTCTATGGCAATTCCATCATCTGTCAAGATGCCACATTCTTTAGCAATGGCTTTCGCAGTATTTATATTATCACCAGTGACCATCCGCACCGTAATCCCAGCAGCTAAACAGGTCTGAACAGCTTTCTTTACACCAGGACGAACTGGATCTTTTATTCCAATAACTGCTATGAGGGTATAGTTATCATCAGGAATACTATCTCCATTAAACGTGCCTTCTATATCCTTGTAAGCCACGCACAGAGTTCTTAGAGCTTCACAAGCAAAACTATCTATTGCACTTATGATACTTTTCCTTTGTTCTTCTGAGATAGGCACAGCATCCCCCTGTTCATTGACAATCTTGTCACACATCCTCAGGATTATTTCTGATGCACCTTTGCAAAAAGCTCTAAACCTGCCACCTGGAAGAGAAACGAGCACagacatcttcttcttcactgaaTTGAAAGGCTCAACTTTTACTAGCTTAGATTCCTTCCAAGAGCCATTGAGATCATCTGTGAAAAGCATGCCAAACTCTAGTATTGCTGTCTCTGTTGGAGTGCCCAAGATGTTGGTCTTTCCATCCTTACCTTTCACCACCTCAGAGCTTGTATTCTGGAATATAGACTGCAAAAGAGTGGCCAATACCCTTTTAGGTATAGAAGAATTTAATAGATTTTGAGCGTCTTTGCCCTTTACCAATTTCGCTTCTCCACAAATCCATAGTTTAGTTACCACCATGTGGTTCGTAGTCAGTGTTCCTGTTTTATCTGTGCAAATGCAGCTAGCAGAACCCATCGTCTCACACGCAGACAGATGCCTCACAAGCGCCTTATCATTCATTAGTTTCTTCATTGCAAAGGCAAGGCTTAACGTTACTGCTAGCGGTAATCCTTCTGGAACTGCAACCACGAGTATGGTTACTGCAATGGCGAAGAAATTCAAAAGTTCCAGAGCATCACTCGTGGACCAGTTCTTTATCTCATGATGTAGCGCCTTCACCACCAGAAACCTTGTGGTCAAAACCAAAAATGTCAGAACAGCAAAAGCCAATCCAATCTTCCCAATAATGGTTGCAACTCCATTCAACTTCACCTGCAATGGTGTCTCATCTTCTCCCCCTTCACTCAAAGTAACCATCAATCTCCCCCACTCTGTCCTCATACCAACAGAGGTTACCAGCATTTTACCAGATCCATCTTGAACTTTGGTCCCGGATAAGAGAAATGGCCTCTCTTTGTCGACATCGACAGGTTCACTCTCACCCGACAAGCTTGATTCATCGATTGACAAGCTATAGCCTGATATGAAAAGCCCATCTGCAGGAACTTGGTCTCCAATTGATAAATGTACAATATCACCAACCACCAAATCATAGATAGAAACCTTCTGTCTGGTTCCTTCTCTTATGACCTGAACAAATATattcttcttttccttatcCAAATCCTTGAATTGCAAGGACTGCTTATAGTCACTGATTGCAGTAACTATAACCACTAAGAAAATACACAGTATTATACCGAGCCCATCATACATACCTCCTGGCCACCCTTCTGTAGCAATTCCAACTCCTACGGAGACTACAGCACATACCATGAGGATGATCAGAGTTAGATCTTGCAAGGCCTCCCAGACGAACCTCCAGAATGGTCTGGGAGGTTTCTCGATGAATTTATTCAAGCCATAGACTTTTTGCCTTATGGCTATATCTCTTGAAAAGACACCACCACCCAAACTGACAGAAACTTTTCTGGCTAATCCTTCCACTCCACCATGATGTTCCAAGACTTTGCTGTTATGAGACTGAACAATGGATGCAAGTTCATCTGGTTCAATACCAAAACCAGCTCGTCTAACTGGTTCAGACAGTTTCTGCTCAATGCAGCTACCAGCTGTACCAGACAAGAACATAAATTCAGAAGGTAAACAGAGTTTGGAAGAGTAAGCATATGTATGGGGTGGATTCAGTAATAACCATACCATCAATGAAATGCAACGCTGCTTTCTGCACATATAGAGCTACTCTTAACTTTTCCTGACAAAATTAGAATCACATTAAGCTTTTAAAGCAACTCAAAATTTGAGTAACACTAGGTAAGAATAGTTATGAAGTTTCAATGAGTGGGGAACTGCATGCCAAAATTATGGGAGGCAGAATGATGTAATAGTTAAAGAGTATTATTgaccaaaaaacaaaagactCTTGTACTATTTCATTATATGAGAAAGAATGAATGaaaaagctctctctctctatgcaACTTCACTCTCTTTTAGAGCCTACTCCGATTCACTCTCTTTTAGAGCCTACTCCGATTGTGGCGGGCTAGACAGGACTGTAAGTGAGAGAACACCAGCAAGGCTCCcttcactttaaaaaaaaaaaaaaaaatgaaaacctgATATTTTTATTGGCTTCAAGCAGTTTT
This window of the Diospyros lotus cultivar Yz01 chromosome 5, ASM1463336v1, whole genome shotgun sequence genome carries:
- the LOC127801089 gene encoding calcium-transporting ATPase 4, plasma membrane-type-like isoform X2: MMETYLKKNFDVDPKRPSEEALRRWRSAVWLVKNPRRRFRMVADLAKRAEAERKRRKKQEKLRVALYVQKAALHFIDAGSCIEQKLSEPVRRAGFGIEPDELASIVQSHNSKVLEHHGGVEGLARKVSVSLGGGVFSRDIAIRQKVYGLNKFIEKPPRPFWRFVWEALQDLTLIILMVCAVVSVGVGIATEGWPGGMYDGLGIILCIFLVVIVTAISDYKQSLQFKDLDKEKKNIFVQVIREGTRQKVSIYDLVVGDIVHLSIGDQVPADGLFISGYSLSIDESSLSGESEPVDVDKERPFLLSGTKVQDGSGKMLVTSVGMRTEWGRLMVTLSEGGEDETPLQVKLNGVATIIGKIGLAFAVLTFLVLTTRFLVVKALHHEIKNWSTSDALELLNFFAIAVTILVVAVPEGLPLAVTLSLAFAMKKLMNDKALVRHLSACETMGSASCICTDKTGTLTTNHMVVTKLWICGEAKLVKGKDAQNLLNSSIPKRVLATLLQSIFQNTSSEVVKGKDGKTNILGTPTETAILEFGMLFTDDLNGSWKESKLVKVEPFNSVKKKMSVLVSLPGGRFRAFCKGASEIILRMCDKIVNEQGDAVPISEEQRKSIISAIDSFACEALRTLCVAYKDIEGTFNGDSIPDDNYTLIAVIGIKDPVRPGVKKAVQTCLAAGITVRMVTGDNINTAKAIAKECGILTDDGIAIEGSDFRDKSVEELKEIIPRLQVMARSLPLDKHKLVSHLRNEFKEVVAVTGDGTNDAPALHEADIGLAMGIAGTEVAKENADVVIMDDNFTTIVKVARWGRSVYINIQKFVQFQLTVNVVALMINFISACISGSAPLTAVQLLWVNMIMDTLGALALATEPPNDELMKRPPVRRNVSFITKVMWRNIIGQSIYQLVVLTVLKFYGKHLLKLDGSDANSTLDTFIFNTFVFCQVFNEINSRDMEKINILSGMFSSCIFMFVITSTVAFQVVIVEFLGTFADTVPLNWDLWLISILIGAVSLPVAVVLKCIPVNMANCSIVSEHHDGYEPLPSGPDLA